Proteins encoded in a region of the Buchnera aphidicola (Phyllaphis fagi) genome:
- a CDS encoding adenylosuccinate synthase has protein sequence MKKNIIVLGTQWGDEGKGKIVDILTKKYDYVVRYQGGHNAGHTIVVNSQKIILHLIPSGILHNHIIAILGNGVVISPKSLMKEIKMLSNLNISVKNRLFISENCPLILDYHVSMDLAREKILGKKYIGTTGKGIGPAYEDKVARRGLKISDLHNTNLLVKKLKNIINYYNFQLVHYYGYTPLQYELVLEELLKYQNILIKKIKDIPLILHKAYCSNKKIIFEGAQGTFLDIDHGIFPYVTSSNSTIGGVFTGTGINLNYNCYVLGIVKAYCTRVGSGPFPTELKNDIDIHLCKKGKEFGSTTGRRRRTGWLDLVLLSRSIILNSIHSLCLTKLDVLDGLLELKICVAYKEKGTSKIFKTPFDVLDWKNIEPIYEILPGWKESTLGITSISKLPSQAKDYILCIEKNIKKGVFIDIISTGPERLQTIMNVNL, from the coding sequence ATGAAAAAAAATATTATTGTATTAGGTACACAATGGGGAGATGAAGGAAAAGGGAAAATAGTAGATATTTTAACTAAAAAATATGACTATGTTGTTCGATATCAAGGTGGTCATAATGCTGGACATACTATTGTTGTAAATTCTCAAAAAATTATTTTACATTTAATTCCATCTGGTATATTACATAATCACATTATTGCTATTTTAGGTAATGGAGTAGTTATTTCACCTAAATCTTTAATGAAAGAAATAAAAATGTTATCCAATTTAAATATTTCTGTAAAAAATCGTTTATTTATTTCTGAAAACTGTCCATTAATTTTAGATTACCATGTAAGTATGGATTTAGCACGAGAAAAAATACTTGGTAAAAAATATATTGGAACTACTGGAAAAGGTATTGGTCCTGCTTATGAAGATAAAGTGGCACGTCGAGGTTTAAAAATTAGCGATTTACATAATACTAATTTACTAGTTAAAAAATTAAAAAATATTATTAACTATTATAATTTTCAACTAGTTCATTATTATGGATACACTCCATTACAATATGAATTAGTGTTAGAAGAACTACTAAAATATCAAAATATTTTAATAAAAAAAATAAAAGATATACCTTTGATATTACATAAAGCATATTGTTCTAATAAAAAAATTATATTTGAAGGAGCACAGGGTACTTTTTTAGATATAGATCATGGAATATTTCCATATGTAACTTCATCAAATAGTACAATAGGGGGTGTTTTTACAGGTACGGGAATAAATTTAAATTATAATTGTTATGTTTTAGGTATAGTAAAAGCATATTGTACAAGAGTAGGTTCAGGACCATTTCCTACAGAATTAAAAAATGATATTGATATACATTTATGTAAAAAAGGAAAAGAATTCGGTTCCACTACAGGAAGAAGAAGACGTACTGGATGGTTAGATTTAGTATTATTATCTCGATCAATAATATTAAATTCAATTCACTCATTATGTTTAACTAAACTAGATGTTTTAGACGGATTATTAGAATTAAAAATTTGTGTGGCTTATAAAGAAAAAGGTACATCAAAAATTTTTAAAACACCATTTGATGTATTAGATTGGAAAAATATTGAACCAATTTATGAAATATTACCTGGATGGAAAGAATCAACATTAGGAATCACATCAATTTCCAAATTACCATCTCAAGCTAAAGATTATATATTATGTATAGAAAAAAATATTAAAAAAGGAGTATTTATTGATATTATTTCTACTGGACCAGAAAGATTACAAACAATTATGAATGTAAATTTATAA
- a CDS encoding anthranilate synthase component 1: MQNKVQVIQLDVSYHANPAETFYNICHEKKRTLLLESAEIVKKNQLESMLIIDTAIRITAINRKVILESFSKNGQNILDKIHTVIPPEVQFYPFEKKIELIFPNIINILDEDNRLQSLSVFDCFRFILKLIKSSKNQSKSIFFGGLFSYDLINTFENISDLPSIQKCPDFCFYLSEILLTFDHLKKKSIIQGSIFFDDMFEKERIIKRLLKIKKQLCETPLSIPQYQISHASLEVNINDVEYQKIVKKMQYYIKKGEIFQVVPSRKFFLPCPYPLSAYYILKLENPSPYMFFMQDEDFILFGASPESSLKYNSKNRKIEIYPIAGTRSRGFDTEGKLNLDLDSRIELEMRTNEKELSEHLMLVDLARNDLAKICIPGTRFVSNLTQVDRYSHVMHLVSRVIGILKNDLDALHAYSACMNMGTLSGAPKVRAMQLIAQVEQEKRGSYGGAIGYFTGLGDLNTCIVIRSAYIENNLATIQSGAGIVLDSIPQDESDESRNKAQAVLNSIIQSNYKKV; the protein is encoded by the coding sequence ATGCAAAATAAAGTTCAGGTTATACAATTAGATGTTTCTTATCATGCCAATCCTGCGGAAACTTTTTATAATATTTGTCATGAAAAAAAACGAACTTTATTATTAGAATCTGCTGAAATTGTTAAAAAAAATCAATTAGAAAGTATGTTAATTATAGATACCGCTATACGAATTACTGCTATAAATAGAAAAGTGATTTTAGAATCATTTTCTAAAAATGGTCAAAATATATTAGATAAAATACACACTGTTATTCCTCCAGAAGTACAATTTTATCCTTTCGAAAAAAAAATTGAATTAATTTTTCCGAATATTATTAATATACTAGATGAAGATAATAGACTTCAATCATTATCAGTATTTGATTGTTTTCGATTTATTTTAAAATTAATTAAATCTTCTAAAAACCAATCTAAATCAATATTTTTTGGTGGATTATTTTCTTACGATTTGATTAATACTTTTGAAAACATATCAGATTTACCAAGTATTCAAAAATGTCCAGATTTTTGTTTTTATTTATCTGAAATTTTATTAACTTTTGATCATTTAAAGAAAAAAAGTATTATTCAAGGTAGTATATTTTTTGATGATATGTTTGAAAAAGAAAGAATAATTAAAAGATTATTAAAAATCAAAAAACAATTATGTGAGACACCCTTATCTATACCTCAATATCAAATTTCTCACGCATCTTTAGAAGTTAATATAAATGATGTAGAATATCAAAAAATTGTTAAAAAAATGCAATATTATATAAAAAAAGGAGAAATATTTCAAGTTGTCCCATCTAGAAAATTTTTTTTACCATGTCCTTATCCATTATCTGCATATTATATTTTAAAATTGGAAAATCCTAGTCCATATATGTTTTTTATGCAAGATGAAGATTTTATATTATTTGGAGCATCACCAGAAAGTTCATTAAAATATAATTCTAAAAATAGAAAAATTGAAATATACCCAATTGCTGGTACTAGATCCAGAGGGTTTGATACAGAAGGAAAATTAAATTTAGATTTAGATAGTCGAATTGAATTAGAGATGAGAACGAATGAGAAAGAATTATCAGAACATTTAATGTTAGTTGATTTAGCTCGGAACGATTTAGCTAAAATTTGTATACCTGGTACTCGATTTGTATCTAATTTAACACAAGTTGATCGATATTCTCATGTTATGCATTTAGTTTCTAGAGTCATAGGTATTTTAAAAAATGATTTAGATGCTTTACATGCGTATTCTGCATGTATGAATATGGGGACATTAAGTGGAGCTCCAAAAGTTCGTGCGATGCAATTAATTGCTCAAGTAGAACAAGAAAAACGAGGAAGTTATGGTGGTGCAATAGGTTATTTTACAGGATTAGGAGATTTAAATACATGTATTGTAATACGATCTGCTTATATAGAAAATAATCTTGCTACAATTCAATCTGGAGCTGGTATAGTATTAGATTCAATACCACAAGATGAATCCGATGAAAGTCGTAATAAAGCACAAGCTGTATTAAACTCTATTATTCAGTCAAATTATAAAAAGGTATAA
- the miaA gene encoding tRNA (adenosine(37)-N6)-dimethylallyltransferase MiaA, whose amino-acid sequence MGPTASGKSKLAMKLRKYLPVELISVDSALIYRNMDIGTSKPNSVQLTQHPHRLINIKDPIQYYSAAEFRHDVLIEINNIIQLGKIPLLVGGTMFYYYTLLNGIAKLPASNLILRQKILHESNYNDNYSLHKYLSKIDINSANNIHPNDIQRLLRALEICLTTGKKFSKLKKNILIKLPYRIIQFVKVLKKQKLYNYIQSRFHKMLDQGFELEVQGLLNRGDLNINLPAIRCIGYRHMWLYLSNVISYNEMIKQSIFATRKLVKKQLTWLKNWKNLYILKDQHINLTIEKILNIIYKNII is encoded by the coding sequence ATGGGACCTACCGCATCTGGAAAATCTAAATTAGCAATGAAATTAAGAAAATATTTACCTGTCGAATTAATTAGTGTTGATTCTGCTTTAATTTACCGTAATATGGATATTGGAACTTCTAAACCAAATTCTGTTCAATTAACTCAACATCCTCATCGATTAATTAATATTAAAGATCCTATTCAATATTATTCGGCTGCAGAATTTCGACATGATGTTTTAATAGAAATTAATAATATTATTCAATTAGGGAAAATTCCATTATTAGTTGGTGGAACTATGTTTTATTATTATACTTTATTAAATGGAATTGCAAAATTACCAGCATCAAACTTAATACTAAGACAAAAAATTTTACATGAAAGTAACTATAATGATAATTATAGTTTACATAAATATTTATCAAAAATTGATATAAATTCTGCTAATAATATTCATCCAAATGATATACAAAGGTTACTAAGAGCTTTAGAAATCTGTTTAACAACAGGTAAAAAATTTAGTAAATTAAAAAAAAATATATTAATCAAACTACCATATCGTATTATACAATTTGTCAAAGTATTAAAAAAACAAAAATTATATAATTATATTCAATCTCGTTTTCATAAAATGTTAGATCAAGGTTTTGAATTAGAAGTACAAGGTTTATTAAATAGAGGTGATTTAAATATTAACTTACCCGCAATACGTTGTATTGGTTATCGACACATGTGGCTTTATTTATCTAATGTAATTAGCTATAATGAAATGATTAAACAATCTATTTTTGCGACTAGAAAATTAGTAAAAAAACAATTAACATGGTTAAAAAATTGGAAAAATCTTTACATTTTAAAAGATCAACATATTAATTTAACTATAGAAAAAATTTTAAATATTATTTACAAAAATATTATATAA
- the pgi gene encoding glucose-6-phosphate isomerase — MKNIIPIETNSWKKLNNHFNKIKHVRMIDLFNNDANRFKNFSITFKNKILVDFSKNRITNETIKKLLNLTIETNLSEAIELMFTGKKINQTENRSVLHTALRNRANTPVYSNGIDVMPMINTVLNNMENFSYQVINGIWKGYSGKSIKNIVNIGIGGSDLGPKMVTQALKPYKNHLNIYYISNIDGNDISSILDNNHFERTIFLISSKNFQTEETITNAMTIKKYFLKKAGNKEFMNKHFIAITSNIKQALKFGIIQKNIFQIWDWVGGRYSLWSAMGLSIILSIGFDNFNKLLHGAYDMDQHFRETKFENNIPVILALIGIWYNNFFNTETEAILPYDQYLEYLPKYIQQSNMESNGKNIDRNGNKVSWQTGPIIWGETGTNGQHSFYQLIHQGTKLIPCDFIAPINTHSHLFHHHKILLSNFFAQTHALAFGEYFIKQKNNICIKNSMKININNSQFKYFEGNKPSNTILLNKITPYSLGALIALYEHKIFTQGIILNIFSFDQWGVELGKNVSTEILNILKNKTNILKYDSSTNGLIDFYNYFNRNH, encoded by the coding sequence ATGAAAAATATTATTCCTATTGAAACAAATTCTTGGAAAAAATTAAATAATCATTTTAATAAAATAAAACATGTACGTATGATTGATTTATTTAATAATGATGCAAACCGATTTAAAAATTTTTCTATCACTTTTAAGAATAAAATACTTGTTGATTTTTCAAAAAATAGAATTACTAATGAAACAATAAAAAAATTATTAAATTTAACAATAGAGACAAATTTATCAGAAGCTATAGAATTAATGTTTACTGGTAAAAAAATTAATCAAACAGAAAATCGTTCAGTATTACATACAGCGTTAAGAAACCGTGCTAATACACCAGTATATTCTAATGGTATTGATGTCATGCCGATGATAAATACAGTATTAAATAATATGGAAAATTTTTCTTATCAAGTAATTAATGGAATATGGAAAGGTTATTCAGGTAAAAGTATTAAAAATATTGTAAATATAGGAATAGGAGGTTCAGATTTAGGACCTAAAATGGTTACTCAAGCATTAAAACCATATAAAAACCATTTAAATATTTATTATATATCTAACATTGATGGTAACGATATATCTAGTATTTTAGATAATAATCACTTCGAAAGAACAATATTTTTAATATCTTCTAAAAATTTTCAAACTGAAGAAACAATAACTAATGCTATGACTATAAAAAAATATTTTTTAAAAAAAGCAGGTAATAAAGAATTTATGAATAAACATTTTATTGCAATTACTTCAAATATTAAACAAGCATTAAAATTTGGTATTATTCAAAAAAATATTTTTCAAATTTGGGATTGGGTGGGTGGAAGATATTCATTATGGTCTGCTATGGGATTATCAATAATTCTTTCTATTGGATTTGATAATTTTAATAAATTATTACATGGAGCATACGATATGGATCAACATTTTCGAGAAACCAAATTTGAAAACAATATTCCTGTAATATTAGCATTAATTGGAATTTGGTATAATAATTTTTTTAATACAGAAACAGAAGCTATTTTACCTTATGATCAGTATTTAGAATATTTACCTAAGTATATTCAACAAAGTAATATGGAATCTAATGGCAAAAACATCGATAGAAATGGTAATAAAGTATCTTGGCAAACAGGACCGATCATTTGGGGTGAAACAGGAACAAACGGTCAACATTCATTCTATCAATTAATACATCAGGGTACAAAATTAATTCCATGTGATTTTATTGCTCCTATTAATACCCATAGTCACTTATTTCATCATCACAAAATATTATTATCAAATTTTTTTGCACAAACACATGCTTTAGCATTTGGAGAATATTTTATAAAACAAAAAAATAATATATGTATAAAAAATTCTATGAAAATTAATATAAATAATAGTCAATTTAAGTATTTTGAAGGTAATAAACCAAGTAATACTATTTTATTAAATAAAATTACTCCATATTCTTTAGGTGCATTGATTGCTTTATATGAACATAAAATATTTACACAAGGAATTATTTTGAATATTTTTAGTTTTGATCAATGGGGTGTAGAATTAGGTAAAAATGTATCTACAGAAATTTTAAATATATTAAAAAATAAAACAAATATTTTAAAATATGATAGTTCTACAAATGGTTTAATTGATTTTTATAATTATTTTAATAGAAATCATTAA
- a CDS encoding Hsp20 family protein, producing the protein MSYHSISCTPILTGNLFSDRFNQIDKIFSTLTGEKPISDLPDYDFIQINDNEYQLILLVPGYHEKALDISIQNNQLTVSGNNNYNKDKDKKIKYLHKSIKNHYFTISFNLNNPIKINKAILKLGLLKINFEYEIPEQEKIKKISIQQK; encoded by the coding sequence ATGTCTTATCATTCTATCTCTTGTACACCAATACTTACAGGTAATTTATTTTCCGATCGATTTAATCAAATTGATAAAATATTTAGTACATTAACTGGAGAAAAACCAATATCTGATTTACCTGATTATGACTTTATACAAATCAATGATAATGAGTATCAGTTAATATTATTAGTACCAGGATATCACGAAAAAGCATTAGATATCTCTATTCAAAATAATCAGTTAACTGTATCAGGAAATAATAATTATAATAAAGATAAAGACAAAAAAATTAAATATCTCCATAAAAGTATTAAAAATCATTATTTTACAATAAGTTTTAATTTAAATAATCCAATAAAAATTAATAAAGCTATTTTAAAATTAGGATTATTAAAAATAAATTTTGAATATGAAATTCCAGAACAAGAAAAGATTAAAAAAATTAGTATTCAACAAAAATAG
- the rpmE gene encoding 50S ribosomal protein L31 — protein MKKNIHPKYYAISAICSCGNQINIFSTLNKKVLNLDICSNCHPFYTGKQRVVNRGGRIEKFNKKFFMN, from the coding sequence ATGAAAAAAAATATTCATCCAAAATATTATGCAATATCTGCTATTTGTTCTTGTGGAAATCAAATTAATATTTTTTCAACACTAAATAAAAAAGTATTAAATTTAGATATATGTTCTAATTGCCATCCTTTTTATACAGGAAAACAACGTGTTGTAAATCGAGGGGGTCGTATTGAAAAATTTAATAAAAAATTTTTTATGAATTAA
- the hslV gene encoding ATP-dependent protease subunit HslV, which yields MTTILSIRLNNKVVIGGDGQATLGNTVMKKNVQKVRSLYNNKVISGFAGGTADAFTLFELFEKKLEIYQGRLQKAAIELAKDWRSDRILRKLEALLAVADKNISLIITGSGDVIQPENDIIAIGSGGPYAQAAAHALLKNTTLDAKQIVEKSLTIAADICIYTNHIFTIKELISDI from the coding sequence ATGACAACAATATTAAGTATTAGATTAAATAACAAAGTAGTAATCGGAGGTGATGGACAAGCCACCTTAGGTAATACCGTCATGAAAAAGAATGTTCAAAAAGTGAGATCTCTTTATAATAATAAAGTGATTTCTGGATTTGCTGGAGGAACAGCTGATGCATTTACTTTATTTGAATTATTCGAAAAAAAATTAGAAATCTATCAAGGACGATTACAAAAAGCGGCTATAGAATTAGCAAAAGATTGGCGAAGTGATCGAATATTAAGAAAATTAGAAGCGTTATTAGCAGTAGCTGATAAAAACATTTCCTTAATTATTACAGGTAGTGGAGATGTTATACAACCAGAAAATGATATCATTGCAATTGGATCTGGTGGACCTTATGCACAAGCTGCAGCACATGCATTATTAAAAAATACTACTCTTGATGCAAAACAAATAGTAGAAAAATCATTAACTATTGCTGCTGATATTTGCATATATACTAATCATATATTTACTATAAAAGAATTAATTTCAGATATATAA
- the hslU gene encoding ATP-dependent protease ATPase subunit HslU — translation MSTMTPHDIVNELNKFIVGQDKAKRAVAIALRNRWRRMQLNNELRSEITPKNILMIGPTGVGKTEIARRLAKLANAPFIKVEATKFTEVGYVGKEVDSIIRDLMDVAIKIVRVQKIKKNKRHARKIAEKKILDVLVPTVKNWDHADQSDKSARPTETIQIFRKQLKEGKLDDKEIEINVSNNSMGVEIMAPPGMEELTNQLQMLFQNVNNPKHTTKRLKIKDAMKLLSDEESVKLLNLEELKQEAIHAVEQNGIVFIDELDKICKKRGTSGLDISREGVQRDLLPLVEGCTVSTKHGVIKTDHILFITSGAFQISTPSDLIPELQGRLPIRVELKALTVNDFEKILTEPKTSITMQYIELMKTEGVKINFTKDGIRKIAEASWQVNESMENIGARRLYTVLERLMEDISFNADKMKDNTIDINSDYVSKHLDKLVTNEDLSRFIL, via the coding sequence ATGTCCACAATGACTCCTCATGATATTGTCAATGAATTAAATAAATTTATTGTTGGTCAAGATAAAGCCAAACGAGCTGTAGCAATTGCATTAAGAAATAGATGGAGAAGAATGCAATTAAATAATGAATTAAGAAGTGAAATTACTCCTAAAAATATATTGATGATTGGACCAACAGGAGTAGGAAAAACAGAAATTGCAAGACGATTAGCAAAATTAGCTAATGCTCCTTTTATTAAAGTAGAAGCTACTAAATTTACTGAAGTAGGATATGTAGGAAAAGAAGTAGATTCGATTATTCGAGATCTTATGGATGTTGCAATAAAAATAGTTCGTGTTCAAAAAATTAAAAAAAATAAACGTCACGCTAGAAAAATTGCTGAAAAAAAAATATTAGATGTTCTTGTTCCTACTGTAAAAAATTGGGATCATGCTGACCAATCTGATAAATCGGCACGTCCTACAGAAACAATTCAAATTTTTCGAAAACAGTTAAAAGAAGGAAAATTAGATGACAAAGAAATTGAAATTAATGTATCAAATAATTCCATGGGAGTGGAAATTATGGCTCCACCAGGAATGGAAGAATTAACTAATCAATTGCAAATGTTATTTCAGAATGTCAATAATCCAAAACACACTACTAAAAGACTTAAAATTAAAGATGCAATGAAATTATTATCTGATGAAGAATCAGTAAAATTATTAAATTTAGAAGAATTAAAACAAGAAGCAATTCATGCTGTTGAACAAAATGGTATAGTATTTATTGATGAATTAGATAAAATATGTAAAAAAAGAGGAACATCTGGTTTAGATATATCGAGAGAAGGTGTACAACGTGATTTATTACCGTTAGTGGAAGGATGTACTGTATCAACTAAACATGGTGTAATAAAAACAGATCATATTTTATTTATTACTTCTGGAGCTTTTCAGATTTCAACACCATCAGATCTTATACCTGAATTACAAGGCAGATTACCTATTCGAGTAGAATTAAAAGCATTAACTGTAAATGATTTTGAAAAAATCCTTACTGAACCAAAAACTTCGATTACTATGCAATATATCGAATTAATGAAAACGGAAGGTGTAAAAATTAATTTTACTAAAGATGGAATACGAAAAATAGCAGAAGCATCATGGCAAGTCAATGAATCTATGGAAAATATTGGAGCACGAAGATTATATACTGTTTTAGAACGTCTAATGGAAGATATTTCCTTTAATGCAGATAAAATGAAAGACAATACAATTGATATTAATAGTGACTATGTTAGTAAACATTTAGATAAATTAGTTACTAATGAAGATCTTAGTCGATTTATATTATAA
- a CDS encoding FAD-binding oxidoreductase produces the protein MTQWINARVIRIQKWTSNLFKLFLKSSILPFISGQFTKIAIINKNKYIQRAYSFVNDPKNKNLEFCITLIQNGIMSNKLYHLLKNQKILLSQHANGFFTIYEIPNCEILWMFSTGTAIGPFCSILQDGSQLKKFKKIILIHAVRYKRELIYSSLIKKLKKKYINQLIFQTIVSREYDKTSLIGRIPQLLHSNDLENQVGHIITPNTSHVMLCGNPNMVKETQLYLINNRSLKKHFRRNPGHISSEHYW, from the coding sequence ATGACTCAATGGATTAATGCAAGGGTAATAAGAATCCAAAAATGGACATCAAATTTATTTAAATTATTTTTAAAATCTTCAATATTACCATTTATATCTGGTCAATTTACAAAAATAGCAATAATAAATAAAAATAAATATATTCAAAGAGCATATTCCTTTGTAAATGACCCGAAAAATAAAAATTTAGAATTTTGTATTACATTAATCCAAAATGGTATCATGAGTAATAAATTATATCATTTATTAAAAAATCAAAAAATATTACTTTCTCAACATGCAAATGGATTTTTTACAATATATGAAATTCCAAACTGTGAAATCTTGTGGATGTTTTCTACAGGTACTGCAATAGGTCCATTTTGTTCTATATTACAAGATGGATCTCAACTTAAAAAATTTAAAAAAATTATATTAATTCATGCTGTAAGATATAAAAGAGAATTAATATATTCTTCATTAATCAAAAAATTAAAAAAAAAATATATAAATCAATTAATATTTCAAACAATAGTTAGTCGTGAATATGATAAAACATCATTAATTGGCAGAATACCTCAATTATTACATTCAAATGATCTTGAAAATCAAGTGGGTCATATAATAACACCTAATACATCTCATGTTATGTTGTGTGGTAATCCAAATATGGTAAAAGAAACACAATTATATTTAATAAATAATAGATCACTCAAAAAACATTTTCGACGTAATCCAGGTCATATTAGTAGTGAACATTATTGGTAA
- the epmA gene encoding elongation factor P--(R)-beta-lysine ligase, which yields MIKKNNIFKKIHKNLHHRFDIISKIRKFFKKKNILEIETPILTKFTVTDINLFPFKVYPENSYNTDNKKNMWLITSPEYHMKRLLSEGIGSIYQICHCFRSGEIGNHHNPEFTMLEWYQPNYDMFDMINEVDNFLKIIVNIKKSDQISYQNIFMKYFFIDPLNTNISELNYIVKKLGHKHLLNQNNTIQNLLELIFTIGIEPNIGQYNPIFIYHYPIEQALLSRKNLIDIRISDRFEVFFKGLELGNGFCELIDRNEQTKRFQKDNFNRINLNLPNRSIDFRFLQSLSSNMPSCSGVSIGLDRLMMIILKLKKINDVLSFSFQNC from the coding sequence ATGATAAAAAAAAATAATATATTCAAAAAAATACATAAAAATTTACATCATAGATTTGATATTATATCCAAAATTCGTAAATTTTTTAAGAAAAAAAATATTTTAGAAATAGAAACACCTATACTTACAAAATTTACAGTAACAGATATAAATTTATTTCCTTTTAAAGTATATCCAGAAAACTCATATAATACAGATAATAAAAAAAATATGTGGTTAATTACCAGCCCTGAATATCATATGAAACGATTATTATCAGAAGGTATAGGATCTATATATCAAATTTGCCATTGTTTTCGAAGTGGAGAAATTGGAAATCATCATAATCCAGAATTTACAATGTTAGAATGGTATCAACCAAATTATGACATGTTTGATATGATAAATGAAGTAGATAATTTTTTAAAAATTATTGTTAATATCAAAAAATCTGATCAAATTTCTTATCAAAATATTTTTATGAAATATTTTTTTATTGATCCATTAAATACTAATATTTCTGAACTAAATTACATAGTTAAAAAATTAGGTCACAAACATTTACTTAATCAAAATAATACTATACAAAATTTATTAGAATTAATATTTACTATCGGAATTGAACCAAATATTGGTCAATATAATCCTATTTTTATCTATCATTACCCTATTGAACAAGCATTACTTTCAAGAAAAAATTTAATAGACATTCGAATTTCAGATAGATTTGAAGTTTTTTTTAAAGGTTTAGAATTAGGTAATGGATTTTGTGAATTAATTGACCGAAATGAACAAACAAAAAGATTTCAAAAAGATAATTTCAATCGAATAAACCTTAATCTTCCAAATCGGTCAATAGATTTTCGTTTTTTACAATCTTTATCATCTAATATGCCATCATGTTCAGGTGTTTCAATCGGATTAGACAGATTAATGATGATTATTTTAAAATTAAAAAAAATTAATGATGTATTATCTTTTTCTTTTCAAAATTGTTAA